From the genome of Actinacidiphila yeochonensis CN732, one region includes:
- the aroC gene encoding chorismate synthase — MSRLRWLTAGESHGPALVATLEGLPSGVPVTTALVADALARRRLGYGRGARMKFEQDEVTFLGGVRHGLTMGSPVAVMVGNTEWPKWEQVMAADPVDPQVLADLARNAPLTRPRPGHADLVGMQKYDLEEARPVLERASARETAARVALGAVARSYLKETAGIEIVSHVVELGAAKAPYGVVPVPGDEERLDADPVRCLDEAAAKAMVAEIDQAHKDGDTLGGVVEVLAYGVPVGLGSHVHWDRRLDARLAAALMGIQAIKGVELGDGFDLARVPGSQAHDEIVPGPDGVRRSTGRSGGTEGGMSTGELLRVRAAMKPIATVPRALATIDVTTGEPAKAHHQRSDVCAVPAAGIVAEAMVALVLADAVAEKFGGDSVAQTRRNVRDFIDHLAIR, encoded by the coding sequence TTGAGCAGATTGCGCTGGCTGACCGCTGGGGAGTCCCACGGGCCCGCACTTGTCGCGACACTGGAGGGCCTGCCGTCGGGCGTGCCCGTCACCACCGCCCTCGTGGCGGACGCCCTCGCGCGGCGGCGGCTCGGCTACGGTCGCGGCGCCCGGATGAAGTTCGAGCAGGACGAGGTCACCTTCCTCGGCGGGGTCCGCCACGGACTGACCATGGGCAGCCCCGTCGCGGTGATGGTCGGCAACACCGAGTGGCCCAAGTGGGAGCAGGTGATGGCCGCCGACCCCGTCGACCCGCAGGTGCTGGCCGACCTCGCCCGCAACGCCCCGCTGACCCGCCCCCGGCCCGGCCACGCCGACCTCGTCGGCATGCAGAAGTACGACCTCGAAGAGGCCCGCCCGGTGCTGGAGCGGGCCAGCGCCCGCGAGACCGCCGCCCGCGTCGCACTCGGCGCCGTCGCCCGCTCCTACCTCAAGGAGACCGCCGGCATCGAGATCGTCTCCCACGTCGTGGAGCTCGGCGCGGCCAAGGCTCCCTACGGCGTCGTGCCGGTGCCCGGCGACGAGGAGCGGCTGGACGCGGACCCGGTGCGCTGCCTGGACGAGGCCGCCGCCAAGGCGATGGTCGCCGAGATCGACCAGGCCCACAAGGACGGCGACACCCTCGGCGGCGTCGTCGAGGTGCTCGCCTACGGCGTCCCCGTCGGCCTCGGCTCCCACGTGCACTGGGACCGCCGGCTCGACGCGCGGCTGGCCGCCGCCCTCATGGGCATCCAGGCCATCAAGGGCGTGGAGCTCGGCGACGGCTTCGACCTGGCCCGGGTGCCCGGCTCGCAGGCGCACGACGAGATCGTGCCGGGCCCGGACGGGGTGCGCCGCTCCACCGGCCGCTCCGGCGGCACCGAGGGCGGTATGAGCACCGGCGAACTCCTGCGGGTGCGGGCCGCCATGAAGCCCATCGCCACCGTGCCGCGCGCCCTGGCCACCATCGACGTCACCACCGGCGAGCCCGCCAAGGCCCACCACCAGCGCTCCGACGTGTGCGCGGTGCCGGCCGCCGGCATCGTGGCCGAGGCCATGGTGGCGCTGGTGCTCGCCGACGCCGTCGCCGAGAAGTTCGGCGGCGACTCCGTCGCGCAGACCCGGCGCAACGTCCGCGACTTCATCGACCACCTGGCGATCCGGTGA
- a CDS encoding shikimate kinase: MTAPAGAGGPAVVLVGPPGAGKSTVGRLLADRLGVAYRDTDADIEAAAGKAIPDIFVDDGEPHFRSLERAAVAAALHGHEGVLSLGGGAVMDDGTRALLRGRAVVFLDVSLHDAVHRVGLDAPRPLLAVNPRQRWRELMEQRRPLYTEVARAVVATEGRDPQAVADAVLEALELKDA; encoded by the coding sequence GTGACCGCCCCGGCCGGGGCCGGCGGCCCCGCCGTCGTCCTGGTCGGGCCGCCCGGCGCGGGCAAGTCCACCGTGGGGCGGCTGCTGGCCGACCGCCTCGGCGTCGCCTACCGCGACACCGACGCCGACATCGAGGCCGCGGCCGGCAAGGCCATCCCCGACATCTTCGTCGACGACGGCGAGCCGCACTTCCGCTCCCTGGAGCGGGCCGCGGTGGCCGCCGCCCTGCACGGCCACGAGGGGGTGCTGTCGCTGGGCGGCGGCGCCGTCATGGACGACGGCACCCGCGCCCTGCTGCGCGGCCGGGCCGTCGTCTTCCTCGACGTCAGCCTGCACGACGCCGTGCACCGGGTCGGCCTGGACGCGCCCCGGCCGCTGCTGGCGGTCAACCCGCGGCAGCGCTGGCGCGAGCTGATGGAGCAGCGCCGCCCGCTGTACACCGAGGTCGCCCGGGCGGTGGTCGCCACCGAGGGCCGCGACCCGCAGGCCGTGGCCGACGCCGTACTCGAAGCACTGGAACTGAAGGACGCATGA
- the aroB gene encoding 3-dehydroquinate synthase: MSENTRAQDPTAPPTRIAVGGSAGTDPYEVLVGRQLLGELPGLVGERAERVAVIHPEALADTGETVREDLAEQGFEAIAIQVPNAEEAKTAEVAAYCWKALGQSGFTRSDAVVGVGGGATTDLAGFVAATWLRGVRWISVPTTVLGMVDAAVGGKTGINTAEGKNLVGAFHPPAGVLCDLAALESLSTNDYVSGLAEVVKTGFIADPVILDLVESDPAAARSPRGPHTAELIERSIRVKAEVVSADLKESGPREFLNYGHTLGHAIEKNERYSWRHGAAVSVGMVFAAELGRLAGRLDDATADRHRAVLASLGLPLTYRGDQWPRLLENMRLDKKSRGNLLRFIVLNGLARPVVLEGPDPAMLLAAYGEVAA; encoded by the coding sequence ATGAGCGAGAACACCCGGGCACAGGACCCGACGGCGCCGCCCACCCGCATCGCGGTCGGCGGCTCCGCCGGCACCGACCCGTACGAGGTCCTGGTCGGCCGCCAACTCCTCGGCGAACTCCCCGGCCTGGTCGGGGAGCGGGCCGAGCGGGTCGCCGTCATCCACCCCGAGGCGCTGGCCGACACCGGTGAGACCGTCCGCGAGGACCTCGCCGAGCAGGGCTTCGAGGCCATCGCCATCCAGGTGCCCAACGCCGAGGAGGCGAAGACCGCCGAGGTCGCCGCCTACTGCTGGAAGGCGCTCGGCCAGAGCGGCTTCACCCGGAGCGACGCGGTCGTCGGCGTGGGCGGCGGCGCCACCACCGACCTGGCCGGGTTCGTCGCCGCCACCTGGCTGCGCGGCGTGCGCTGGATCTCGGTGCCCACCACCGTGCTCGGCATGGTCGACGCGGCCGTCGGCGGCAAGACCGGCATCAACACCGCCGAGGGCAAGAACCTCGTGGGCGCCTTCCACCCGCCGGCCGGGGTGCTGTGCGACCTGGCCGCGCTGGAGTCGCTGAGCACCAACGACTACGTCAGCGGCCTCGCCGAGGTGGTCAAGACCGGCTTCATCGCCGACCCGGTCATCCTCGACCTGGTGGAGTCCGACCCGGCGGCCGCCCGCAGCCCCCGCGGCCCGCACACCGCCGAACTCATCGAGCGCTCCATCCGGGTCAAGGCCGAGGTGGTCTCCGCCGACCTCAAGGAGTCCGGCCCGCGCGAGTTCCTCAACTACGGCCACACCCTCGGCCACGCCATCGAGAAGAACGAGCGCTACAGCTGGCGGCACGGCGCCGCGGTCTCCGTCGGCATGGTCTTCGCCGCCGAACTCGGCCGCCTGGCCGGCCGGCTGGACGACGCCACCGCCGACCGCCACCGCGCCGTGCTCGCCTCCCTCGGCCTGCCGCTGACCTACCGCGGCGACCAGTGGCCGCGGCTGCTGGAGAACATGCGGCTGGACAAGAAGTCCCGCGGCAACCTGCTGCGCTTCATCGTGCTCAACGGCCTCGCCCGCCCGGTGGTCCTGGAGGGCCCCGACCCGGCGATGCTGCTGGCCGCGTACGGGGAGGTGGCCGCGTGA
- the aroQ gene encoding type II 3-dehydroquinate dehydratase has translation MTARRVLVLNGPNLGRLGSREPDVYGATSYAGLVESCGELGAELGLDVEVRETNDEGELIRWLHEAADGRLPVVLNPGAFTHYSYAMRDAAAQRTAPLVEVHISNPHAREEFRHNSVVAAVASGTVAGFGIGSYHLALRAIAEELV, from the coding sequence GTGACCGCCCGCCGCGTCCTGGTCCTCAACGGCCCCAACCTCGGCCGCCTCGGCTCCCGCGAGCCCGACGTGTACGGCGCCACCTCCTACGCGGGGCTGGTGGAGTCCTGCGGCGAACTCGGTGCCGAACTCGGCCTCGACGTCGAGGTGCGCGAGACCAACGACGAGGGCGAACTGATCCGCTGGCTGCACGAGGCCGCCGACGGCCGGCTGCCCGTCGTCCTCAACCCCGGCGCGTTCACCCACTACTCGTACGCCATGCGGGACGCGGCGGCGCAGCGCACCGCGCCGCTGGTCGAGGTGCACATCTCCAACCCGCACGCGCGCGAGGAGTTCCGGCACAACTCGGTGGTGGCCGCGGTGGCCTCCGGCACCGTCGCCGGCTTCGGCATCGGCTCCTACCACCTCGCCCTGCGCGCCATCGCGGAGGAGCTCGTCTAG
- a CDS encoding AAA family ATPase has translation MQHAVGAPQPGGPSPQHAPAPGPPPSAPPHGSAGHFPPPTLPPTPPTPPTPPPAVPAHAPAHGGGPPHGPAHGPIAVLLIGAAGAGKTTLARHWADHRAAPTAHISLDDVREWVRAGFADPQAGWNEHSEAQYRLARRTCGFAARNFLANGVSCIIDDAVFPDRPAVGLGGWKRHVGSGLLPVVLLPGLDVVLARNAERTGNRRLADEEVARIHGRMAGWYGSGLPIIDNSHLGVEAASAALDRVVTRSLQGPPIW, from the coding sequence ATGCAGCACGCCGTGGGGGCGCCGCAGCCCGGCGGCCCGTCGCCGCAGCACGCGCCCGCCCCGGGGCCGCCGCCCTCCGCGCCGCCCCACGGCTCCGCCGGCCACTTCCCGCCGCCGACGCTGCCGCCGACTCCGCCGACTCCGCCGACTCCGCCGCCGGCGGTGCCCGCGCACGCCCCCGCCCACGGCGGCGGGCCGCCGCACGGCCCGGCGCACGGGCCGATAGCCGTGCTGCTGATCGGCGCGGCCGGCGCCGGCAAGACCACCCTCGCCCGCCACTGGGCCGACCACCGCGCCGCGCCCACCGCGCACATCAGCCTCGACGACGTCCGCGAATGGGTCCGGGCCGGCTTCGCCGACCCCCAGGCCGGCTGGAACGAGCACTCCGAGGCCCAGTACCGGCTGGCCCGCCGCACCTGCGGCTTCGCCGCCCGCAACTTCCTGGCCAACGGCGTGTCCTGCATCATCGACGACGCCGTCTTCCCCGACCGCCCCGCCGTCGGCCTCGGCGGCTGGAAGCGCCACGTCGGCTCCGGCCTGCTGCCGGTGGTGCTGCTGCCCGGCCTGGACGTGGTGCTGGCCCGCAACGCCGAGCGCACCGGCAACCGCCGCCTCGCCGACGAGGAGGTGGCCCGCATCCACGGCCGCATGGCCGGCTGGTACGGCTCCGGGCTGCCCATCATCGACAACTCCCACCTCGGCGTGGAAGCCGCCTCCGCGGCCCTCGACCGCGTCGTCACCCGCAGCCTCCAGGGGCCCCCGATCTGGTGA
- a CDS encoding aminopeptidase P family protein, producing the protein MAEVHSVRRARLRERCAASGAAAALVTRPANLRYLTGGAPVGGALLVGPGEQDTLVHLRPPPDGDQAPDDLRDVVLPSSDGDAAVAAADLAMTLRADGLAVEENHLTVARHRALRSVADGLRLTDLGGAVEQLRLIKDEHEIASLRIAAEISDQALGELLESILVGRTERHLALELERRLVDHGADGPAFATCVGTGPHSGAPRHAPTDRRVEEGDFLTVRLGACYHGYRCEVGRTFVIGTAPAAWQIELYDLVFAAQRAGREALAPGVACRDVDRATRQPLTVAGHTEALAPWTGHGVGLEIDEDPQLSPGAMGKLDACVPVTVEPGVHLPGRGGVRIDDTLVVRPAADGGPELLTITTKELLAL; encoded by the coding sequence ATGGCGGAAGTGCACTCCGTACGCAGAGCGCGGCTGCGGGAACGGTGCGCGGCGTCCGGTGCGGCCGCCGCACTGGTCACGCGGCCGGCCAACCTGCGCTACCTGACGGGCGGCGCCCCGGTGGGCGGCGCGCTGCTGGTGGGCCCCGGGGAGCAGGACACCCTCGTCCACCTGCGGCCGCCGCCGGACGGCGACCAGGCGCCGGACGACCTGCGCGACGTCGTGCTGCCCTCCTCGGACGGTGACGCCGCCGTGGCCGCCGCCGACCTCGCGATGACGCTCCGGGCCGACGGGCTGGCGGTGGAGGAGAACCACCTCACCGTGGCCCGCCACCGCGCGCTGCGCTCGGTCGCCGACGGCCTGCGCCTGACCGACCTGGGCGGCGCCGTCGAGCAGCTGCGGCTGATCAAGGACGAGCACGAGATCGCCAGCCTGCGGATCGCCGCCGAGATCTCCGACCAGGCCCTGGGCGAGCTCCTGGAGTCGATCCTCGTCGGCCGCACCGAGCGGCACCTGGCGCTGGAGCTGGAACGCCGGCTCGTCGACCACGGCGCGGACGGCCCCGCCTTCGCCACCTGCGTGGGCACCGGGCCGCACTCCGGCGCCCCCCGCCACGCACCCACCGACCGGCGGGTCGAGGAGGGCGACTTCCTCACCGTGCGGCTCGGTGCCTGCTACCACGGCTACCGCTGCGAGGTCGGCCGCACCTTCGTCATCGGCACCGCTCCGGCGGCCTGGCAGATCGAGCTGTACGATCTGGTCTTCGCCGCCCAGCGGGCCGGCCGGGAGGCCCTCGCCCCCGGTGTGGCCTGCCGTGACGTGGACCGGGCCACCCGCCAGCCGCTCACCGTCGCGGGCCACACGGAGGCGCTCGCGCCGTGGACCGGCCACGGCGTGGGCCTGGAAATCGACGAGGACCCGCAGTTGTCACCCGGTGCCATGGGTAAACTGGACGCTTGTGTGCCGGTCACCGTCGAGCCGGGGGTCCACCTTCCGGGCCGAGGCGGGGTCCGGATCGACGACACACTCGTCGTGCGTCCCGCGGCGGACGGCGGGCCCGAGCTACTTACCATCACGACCAAGGAGCTCCTCGCCCTGTGA
- the efp gene encoding elongation factor P codes for MATTNDLKNGLVLKLDADQLWTVVEFQHVKPGKGPAFVRTKLKHVLSGKVVDKTFNAGVKVETANVDKRGMQFSYKDGTDFVFMDTETYDQINITPEVVGDAANYLLEGNEAVVAMYEGAPLYIELPASVELVIEYTEPGVQGDRSTGGSKPARLETGHEIGVPLFITTGEKVKVDTRTGDYLGRVNS; via the coding sequence GTGGCCACCACGAACGACCTCAAGAACGGCCTCGTGCTCAAGCTCGACGCCGACCAGCTCTGGACCGTGGTCGAGTTCCAGCACGTCAAGCCCGGCAAGGGCCCCGCCTTCGTGCGCACCAAGCTGAAGCACGTGCTCTCCGGGAAGGTCGTCGACAAGACCTTCAACGCGGGTGTGAAGGTGGAGACCGCCAACGTCGACAAGCGCGGGATGCAGTTCTCCTACAAGGACGGCACCGACTTCGTCTTCATGGACACCGAGACGTACGACCAGATCAACATCACCCCCGAGGTCGTCGGCGACGCCGCCAACTACCTCCTGGAGGGCAACGAGGCCGTCGTCGCGATGTACGAGGGCGCGCCGCTCTACATCGAACTGCCCGCCTCCGTCGAGCTGGTGATCGAGTACACCGAGCCCGGCGTCCAGGGCGACCGCTCCACCGGCGGCTCCAAGCCCGCCCGCCTGGAGACCGGCCACGAGATCGGCGTGCCGCTCTTCATCACCACCGGCGAAAAGGTGAAGGTCGACACCCGTACCGGCGACTACCTCGGCCGGGTGAACAGCTAA
- the nusB gene encoding transcription antitermination factor NusB, with translation MAARNKARKRAFQILFEAEQRGTSSMAVLADWIRLARTDDRQPPVTEYTMQLIEGYSAHAERIDVLLSEYSVGWSLDRMPAVDRNVLRLGAYELIWEDDVPDAVVLDEAVQLAKEFSTDESPSFVNGLLGRLRELKPTLGR, from the coding sequence GTGGCCGCCCGCAACAAGGCCCGCAAGCGCGCCTTCCAGATCCTCTTCGAGGCCGAACAGCGAGGCACCTCCTCGATGGCGGTGCTGGCGGACTGGATTCGGCTCGCCCGGACCGACGACCGGCAGCCGCCGGTCACCGAGTACACGATGCAGCTGATCGAGGGCTACTCGGCGCACGCCGAGCGGATCGACGTGCTGCTGTCCGAGTACTCGGTCGGCTGGTCCCTCGACCGGATGCCCGCCGTGGACCGCAACGTGCTGCGGCTGGGCGCCTACGAGCTGATCTGGGAGGACGACGTCCCCGACGCCGTCGTCCTGGACGAGGCGGTGCAGCTCGCCAAGGAGTTCTCCACCGACGAGTCGCCCTCGTTCGTGAACGGGCTGCTCGGCCGGCTGCGCGAGCTCAAGCCCACCCTCGGCCGCTGA